One window of the Opisthocomus hoazin isolate bOpiHoa1 chromosome 12, bOpiHoa1.hap1, whole genome shotgun sequence genome contains the following:
- the CDT1 gene encoding DNA replication factor Cdt1, translating into MAQLRLTDFYGRVKAGTGAPGKGGGERRGKAAPGLREPGEDAAPAGLGARPPPASPRTPVRGRSPAVPAAAGRKRSRREMEEEPPAGGARPGEPRGKAARKRLELHRDAEPGLPGAAASPSPPAATRPLTPPSLGLPADPPADPPASSTRSPGRGQDGGAQPDAAPLETTGRLQQEDLAGLRCRLRRVQELAQLPPIPAQSSTELRSRLERVRRLELRIREKKAGSGATPSGDTAVVAPAADAGEKAPAYQRFHTLAQDLPPGLTLPYKFKVLAEMFRSVDTIAGMLFNRAETITFAKVKQGVQDMMRKQFEERHVGQIKAVYPTSYRLRREKNVPTFSNGVKKTDYQLTLEPVLGEEDKADGRPHLSASRLLERRKEFNRSLVNIVKQHHKAFLASLSPPMVVPEEKLTRWHPRFNVDEVPDISPAELPRPPHEDRLTTAQEVLSTARGMLTPKMERALANLALGTAAAGAGEPVVSEAPSPASTSSSALKGVSQDLLERIRAKEAQKLRALMTRDPRQEERLAMLGRLPAMARILRNVFVAEKKQALTMEVACARMADSYDVQMPPGEMEKHLRLFAELLPDWVGIHAIRTDTYIKLDKEKDLGLVTERLAKAAKEAEAL; encoded by the exons ATGGCCCAGCTCCGTCTCACCGACTTCTACGGCCGCGTCAAGGCGGGCACCGGAGCCCCGGGgaagggcggcggggagcgccgggggaaggcggccccggggctccgggagccgggggaggacgcggccccggcggggctcggcgcccgcccgcctcccgcctcGCCCCGCACCCCCGTccgcggccgctccccggcgGTACCGGCCGCGGCGGGCAGGAAGCGGAGCCGCCGGGAGATGGAAGAggagccgccggccgggggggcccggcccggggagccgaGGGGGAAGGCGGCGCGGAAGAGGCTGGAGCTGCACCGGGACGCGGaaccggggctgccgggcgcg GCCGCCAGCCCCTCGCCTCCGGCCGCCACTCGTCCCCTGACGCCGCCCTCGCTGGGCCTGCCAGCGGaccccccagcagaccccccagccagcagcacccgctccccgggccgggggcaggaCGGGGGGGCGCAGCCCGACGCAGCCCCCCTGGAGACaaccgggcgcctgcagcag gaggacctggccgggctgcggtgccgcCTGCGGAGGGTGCAGGAGCTTGCCCAGCTGCCCCCCATCCCTGCCCAGTCCAGCACCGAGCTGCGGAGCCGGCTGGAGCGCGTGCGGCGACTGGAGCTGCGGATCCGTGAGAAGAAAGCGGGAAGCGGAGCGACGCCGTCCGGGGACACCGCGGTGGTGGCTCCTGCGGCAGACGCTGG CGAGAAGGCTCCCGCGTACCAGCGGTTCCACACCCTCGCGCAGGACCTGCCCCCGGGGCTGACGCTGCCCTACAAGTTCAAGGTGCTGGCGGAGATGTTCCGCAGCGTGGACACCATCGCCGGGATGCTCTTCAACCGCGCCGAGACCATCACCTTCGCCAAGGTCAAGCAGGGGGTGCAGGACATGATGCGCAA GCAGTTTGAGGAGCGGCACGTGGGGCAGATCAAGGCTGTGTATCCCACCTCGTACAGGCTGCGCCGGGAGAAGAACGTCCCCACCTTCAGCAACGGCGTGAAGAAGACAGATTACCAGCTCACGCTGGAGCCGGTGCTGGGGGAAG AGGACAAAGCGGACGGCCGCCCGCACTTGTCGGCGTCGCGCTTGCTGGAGCGCAGGAAGGAGTTCAACCGCAGCTTGGTGAACATCGTCAAGCAGCACCACAAG GCGTtcctggcctccctcagccctcccATGGTGGTGCCGGAGGAGAAGCTGACCCGTTGGCATCCCCGCTTCAACGTGGACGAGGTGCCGGACATCAGCCCGGCGGAGCTGCCGCGGCCGCCGCACGAGGACAGGCTCACCACGGCCCAGGAGGTGCTGAGCACCGCTCGGGGGATGCTCACCCCCAAG ATGGAAAGAGCTCTTGCCAACCTGGCCTTAGGAACCGCCGCAGCCGGTGCGGGGGAACCGGTGGTTTCCGAAGCGCCGTCCCCTGCCAGCACCTCCTCCAGCGCTCTGAAAGGGGTGTCCCAGGACCTGCTCGAGAGG ATCCGGGCGAAGGAGGCGCAGAAGCTGCGGGCGCTGATGACGCGGGACCCGCGGCAGGAGGAGCGGCTCGCCATGCTGGGCCGGCTGCCGGCCATGGCCCGCATCCTGCGCAACGTCTTCGTGGCCGAGAAGAAGCAGGCGCTGACCATGGAGGTGGCTTGTGCCCGCATGGCTGACAGCTACGACGTGCAGATGCCTCCTG GCGAGATGGAGAAACACTTGCggctcttcgcagagctgctccccgaCTGGGTGGGGATCCATGCCATCAGGACGGACACCTACATCAAACTGGACAAGGAGAAGGACCTCGGCCTCGTCACCGAGAGGCTCGCCAAGGCGGCGAAGGAGGCAGAAGCCCTCTGA
- the APRT gene encoding adenine phosphoribosyltransferase isoform X1, translated as MVSKRPDPTSEEERSTRLREAKGPSGALGSSSRDISPLLKDPAAFRTLIDLLEDHLRASRPQIDFVAGLDSRGFLIGPPLAQRLGVGFVPIRKKGKLPGPTESVSYALEYGKAELEIQSDAVEPGQKVVIVDDLLATGGTMRAACELMERLKAEVVECLVIIELKLLKGSEKLGPVPFYSLLQYD; from the exons ATGGTGTCCAAGAGGCCTGATCCCACGTCAGAGGAGGAGAGATCCACCCGGCTGCGGGAGGCAAAGGGACCGTCGGGAGCCCTCGGCAGCTCGTCCCG CGACATCAGCCCCTTGCTGAAGGACCCCGCGGCGTTCAGGACTTTGATCGATCTCCTGGAAGATCATCTGAGGGCATCTCGCCCCCAGATTGACTTCGTCGCGG gCCTGGACTCCCGCGGCTTCCTCATAGGCCCCCCCCTGGCTCAGAGGCTGGGGGTCGGCTTCGTGCCGATACGGAAGAAGGGGAAGCTTCCCGGTCCGACCGAGTCGGTCTCCTACGCCCTGGAGTATGGCAAG GCAGAACTTGAAATTCAGAGTGACGCCGTGGAACCGGGGCAGAAAGTAGTGATTGTAGATGACCTGCTCGCGACTGGAG GTACCATGCGTGCAGCCTGCGAGCTGATGGAGAGGCTGAAGGCCGAGGTCGTGGAGTGCCTGGTGATCATCGAGTTAAAGCTCCTGAAAGGGTCAGAAAAGCTGGGGCCCGTCCCTTTCTACTCCCTGCTGCAGTACGACTGA
- the APRT gene encoding adenine phosphoribosyltransferase isoform X2, with protein sequence MSEERLRRVRDRVRPFPDFPVPGVLFRDISPLLKDPAAFRTLIDLLEDHLRASRPQIDFVAGLDSRGFLIGPPLAQRLGVGFVPIRKKGKLPGPTESVSYALEYGKAELEIQSDAVEPGQKVVIVDDLLATGGTMRAACELMERLKAEVVECLVIIELKLLKGSEKLGPVPFYSLLQYD encoded by the exons ATGAGCGAGGAGCGGCTGCGGCGGGTGCGGGACCGGGTGCGGCCCTTCCCCGACTTCCCGGTGCCCGGCGTGCTCTTCCG CGACATCAGCCCCTTGCTGAAGGACCCCGCGGCGTTCAGGACTTTGATCGATCTCCTGGAAGATCATCTGAGGGCATCTCGCCCCCAGATTGACTTCGTCGCGG gCCTGGACTCCCGCGGCTTCCTCATAGGCCCCCCCCTGGCTCAGAGGCTGGGGGTCGGCTTCGTGCCGATACGGAAGAAGGGGAAGCTTCCCGGTCCGACCGAGTCGGTCTCCTACGCCCTGGAGTATGGCAAG GCAGAACTTGAAATTCAGAGTGACGCCGTGGAACCGGGGCAGAAAGTAGTGATTGTAGATGACCTGCTCGCGACTGGAG GTACCATGCGTGCAGCCTGCGAGCTGATGGAGAGGCTGAAGGCCGAGGTCGTGGAGTGCCTGGTGATCATCGAGTTAAAGCTCCTGAAAGGGTCAGAAAAGCTGGGGCCCGTCCCTTTCTACTCCCTGCTGCAGTACGACTGA